The genomic segment GTGCATACTCTActttgaattcatttaaaaaaaataatacaagtaaTGATTTGGATTTAATGAATCTCCACCAAAGTTGATCGACGATTAGACGTACTTTGACTCTATGATTCTTCGCTAATTCTAACATAAACAGGTCAACTGAGAGTCCATGGCACTCTCATCGCGTCCTACAGATACAAGAGATTTAAAAGCTATGTGCAActtgtatatagtatataaaattatgtaaaatatttgtattggtATGTAAAATAGCTCGTGCGATACAGCCCCATGCAATGCCCCGGACATTACCGTTTGAAACGCCTGAGCTGGTCCATCTGACTCGTTGTGACATTTAGCCAAATCGGACAGGCATAAGTCGGGATAGGATTGGTGACAGCAATTTGTACAACAGAAGCCTACATTTCACGCAGAGATGCTTTGAGAGGACCGAACCTTTATTTGCTATAATAGtcttttctgatttattttacatttgcgtcTTAACGTGCTgtgtaatctgtaatttgcaatacaaatatataccgGGATATTTGACCATTTTCTTATGCGGAACGGATAGGGGCTATTGCCGGTGATAAGAAATCAGCGAGAATGTACGGAACTTTCAGTTACCACAGCAAAccataattcgatcgaaaatttcctgtagcttggaattaattttggatGAATACATTCCCGTCGCGTAAATGAGGAGGCCATTGGCAAATACTAACGCGCATAGGTTAAAGTCGCTATTCAGATGGAAGAGGCTCGAAGCAcgactaaaatacaaattgaacaGGATGGAGGTGTTGAACGTTCCCTGTTGCAGACCGTTATTCACTCCGAAGACGATATTCGAGCTTGACATCCAATGAGACACATTTCGAAGATTGTGGACCAAATCACCTGAACTGCATGTTTAAAGAAACCGTATCGTATCAGCTTTTATAGCAAACCGCTCGATCGAAACATGTCAAAATCCCTTTCCAGGACTATGAGTAGAGTTTTGCTACCAGCAGACGCCTgtcacgaattttattatggcGTGGACCTTACTGTATTTGACCCGGAAGCCAAATTGCTGATCGGGAGGAACGGCAGCCTCTTTACAATGAAACGGTATGAGTCTCTGTATCACACTCTCAAAGACCTTACTAATGGATACTCTGCAAACAGCAAACTCGTTGATCTGTACCTGGCTGGATTTGGTTTGTTGGTTTGTTCTTATCCTTCCCCAGCAAGGGAACTACTTTCCCCATCTTCCATATCTTAGAAAAGTATGCTGGTACAAGAGATCATTGAGCatcaaggagaagaagaatgtGCATCTTTGCGGGAGCTATAGCTATATTGGTACTGCGTTGAAGATATCGAAGCCTGATAACCTATACCATTCAGCAActtaaattgaatcgttaaCGAATCTACCGATGTGAAATAATTCTCTGAGACATCGGAGCCGGAGCGGTTACTAGCCCTGTTTCCTCAGGTGAAGGTACAGACCCTGTTCCAGCGGCTCAACGAAAATCtgcattttcaagattatgaaatttgggaaTCTGAGAAGATCATCATACACATTTCGGCGCACACTTCCAAAATTTGTCCCCAGTAGTCTTGTGGGATTCACGAAACTTTTCGCGCGGTAGAAAGGAGACCGGATAAAGAATGCTtcgctacatacaaataacaagTGCTGTTGGAACGAGTGATAAAAGTTTAACAAGTTTGAAGTGATGAAATAGCACGCAAGCACAATACTAATTAAAGACCTGTACaaagaacagtttataacttgaaaggaGGAAACGACACAAGATCGTGAATAACAGAAGCACGTGTTGCGTAGACGTTTATTCTTGGCATGTCATCGCGTTACTAGTAAGTTCTGGGAAGCCGGCGGTACCGGAGACGTCACGAAGTGGACTTATTTGTCGACTTGGTACCAGTAACGATGTATCTTCTGTTCTGTCACACGAGGAGGTTATTCAACTATGGAAGACGGTGAGAATCGtccgaagaaaatttgagggcGCCGATCAAGAGGTATAGCATTCGTCTTACTTGCGGAAACGTGGttttggaatctttaattctctgAGTGCAGAGAACTCGGGATCTATCAGAGGCCTTActgataaacatttttatggcTCTATATCCCTTGCCGTGTTCGATGACCAATGGGATAGAGTAACATAGAGTGCCGAAGCGCTTCTTCAGCTGATTTAAGGTGCGGAAGATTcggtgtttgtcttgtagcaattttaaagattattattatttatggtctGGAGGACGATCTCTATGTTGTTACTGTTGTCTCAGTGGTCTTATCCCCGTGGACAAAGATATCAAATTCTGACAGTTCGATGCattggcattttattttcaatatttacaacattttttaatactcgaataacattcttcctcgtttcataaacatattgtATCGGTTCTTTTGAACActcatttcgatcgttttcacttttcggttctggaagttgaggcgatgatgtaaatttcatgtgcGGTATAGGTACTGATATTTGTGGATTTTGcagggataaattgtaaaatggtttGTGTTTAAATCTTTTCCCATCCTTTTCATATAGTGCCTGCATAAAATATGTGCAtttcagttataatatattcatgtaataaattcagtttttatatatatatatatatatatatatatatatatatatatatatatatagtttattttggtttttacaatttgtcctgaaggacatttggtaaagtattatatctcatcggtaataaaaaaaataaaataaaactaaacaTAGCGTATGGGTGACTATCCCCAgcagggtgccaacttcgtgttttctaagttatatcttttatgataaattcagtttgttaaaaataatgtgagatatttaatatacctgACCACAGCGATAATACAAGCTACCACTGCCACGGCAAAATGATGTTTTGaatacttcttcttcgtagataggtacatgaacatataaataaggaaacaactgtgcccaaaatagatcttctatttcttcgaatgtcttagatccgaaaaattcgtgagtccaacctggaccaaaaagCGAGACAGAAAGTCCTTCTtgtcgtattttttgtaaagcctgtagattataatggtttaatgaaatattaaatgaccAGGACAACATCTTCCCCAAATATCAAgtcctacataaatatcacgaatatctctgctgtgattttttgcaagtgccaaactgttttccaattttgatttcgtccagttataattcaagtaaatgccatcgcagtttaaaaagaaatctctgaaacattgtattcagaacattaaataaaatttacaaacagaaacaattgtaattaagctcattttgccaatttaattttccttcattggttacgccgtcgtaccatataatttcagaatttctaattgcttcatgaatattttctgttagatattttacaaaataaattaaattattaacttgctcacctttaatggtattttcaatatttaataaccagccatcgaacttataaaattttgcaacaagtattagtgcatctgcaaatcttcttacttcttcctgaGATTCAAGTATTACATCCCAGGTACCTTCTCTTTCCAtaattacagtaccaagaacttttacaccatgattatgtgatacattaatccatccaaaaggtggcacagttatgaaatgatgactaaaatacacaaaagtgtcaataacactccagtgataaaataggtaagaatcataagattctgatccatatataaatctgaaaaatcacggctatattatgtataatatatgaattaataaatatagcgatttctattacctgtcttctaggcagccacctttcatatcatgagaaagcaacgttttaggatgtacttctctatccaatttttctaactgcaTTCTTTCTGCGCctatttctaaaccactgtacacataatcagttgaatctcgtagttattcaatttccggtcatggtttcaaattacccacgttatcgaataattcttttaagttttcgaAAGGTTGTGACTATGTAACTTCGGTTGTCATCTCTCCGATTTATACTGTTCTACAGaccactttcaaatagtttttaattcattaactcaaacaaaggtttctcttcttatttgcttcactggaaagttgtatacatgcatgatagtgttcccatctaaGGGAACTAGCATATCAAATTAAGTCACATGATTTAACAtcattatctaccaactgctaatgagcaaaaaaatgttcatttctctatctgaaacaaagtatataaaataaaattatgaatttataatgcacgtacatcaatgtttatatgattgtttcgactttgaaagtaatattcttatttacataagtatatattctttaatattttgcaaaaattatatcgaaacaaacaatttggaataaacataactaagtaaatactttaacttctttttatatttaattaaatattttatttgatttgagtagaatttaacacctaaccttcacgtttaaaatattactctttctcattctatctttcaattttatttcttctgcttccgttttatgatatttatgacatttcttagttcagatataagtaaccttttcgtaatttataaaaaatgacactctttttaattatcgtacactattaatccattacatgtcttgttgtaatttaacttttagcaacttaagatatgtgcacgtacagagtaattttcttcctaagaataatcatttaatattacgataatactagaaacttaaattaattactgttgttaattaatttgcaaataacgtaatgcacagccatacacaagccatacaagttatacttatgtcctttaagtcaccagaaataaattttaaattttatattatatattaatatatattatagggagaagcactatacaatatgataatgttaaaggcatacatgcaatttattagtatagatacttactatatGCAAAGCGTTCTcatcaaagataatatgtcggctaccaaacgatcgacggcaaccgaacgcatttctggtactgataataatagtatagttaCAAGACAGTTGTGTATCTATGtccaactataaaatttgaaaatcgatgCTTGGTCTCGCGGCATGTCGCATGTCTCATGGGACATAAAATGTATCGCCTACGGTCTAttatgtgaatatattaataaacttaacaaatttgttattattttctctaggtaatttttctccctcaagattccgaggaaagtactgaactgttgactcgttatcagtattgtcaaaagttcatcatttatcacctttcccacttcatagtcaggtttttcaaactaagagcggcatatggtacatttgtattgtacgtgcgagagggaggtaacgtatagcacaaccacacacaagtatgtatccccttcatagtatgtatgcgagcgttgtacgatggcctaggactccgttgagagaaaagagagaagcgcagtgtgaaaatcttatgccctagatctctggcgagtatcacacgtggcgagcaattacgtgaatattagaataaagttccttataatacctctccaagtcctctccatattttaatagccgtaaattggcgcagcagcgccaaaatttgaaagaataaggaaacacatatgtacgtatctttcttttgtgagacagaagagctttatttttctggtcttCCAACGTTGCCGTTGTCACATACGAAATATCGCAGAcgaaatccgactaaacaaagcgataagatagcgaaattccaagcgccttagcataagtaagcaTCGGATAACACCCGGTCATTCTatccgttctcagaaatatatgaccgaagccttttcccactcccacgaacaaaagaatttaaatactcaccccaaaatcatccaagtcagtcttgaacaatcacgcctagagctcggaagtgtatagcaaataaaaggaaaaaaaataaaagtttcttttttctttaatttctttttttctttattattttacgtgacaccgTCTGAAGCGTGCTTTCCATTTGCGACTAGTCACtcgattataaaatccattgccgaatatggcacaatttttattcgtactacCGCGATTAAGGATCGCGCGCGACTCTAAAGTTGCGACTTACCTCGACAAGTCAGTCGCCTGCAACTACAAAGTATACGGAACATGTACGTGCTATTATATCCATCGTCAGAATTATCGCGCGGGACCGAACGTCATTTTGCTGCTAGAAGTGTGGGGACTCCTCACTAAGGAcgtcttaatatataacactattaacttaaagcactatataatattatgtagttgtaaattataatattatatactattatagtatataattataataccctcagtataaataattaatattatagtgataaaaaacgacaaaaacctaaaatttaattattttatttacgttattcagcttttccaaaggtttttcgTTCAGTACTAATGGTTTCTCGACATAAAAGGTTACTAtccttttatgagaaatgcagattgattaacagattgattaacgtgttaaaaaatggatggttctattaaaaagaatatagctgATCTTTATTATCGGTGTCGGCGCGTGATACTAgccagaaatgaaaagaagctgAAAGACGTCCTTATTCCTTATCATTGTACATGCGTCGTGCAGCATCATCAAGTTTTGCTGTATGCGATGGTGCATTATCGTGgagcaaaattactttttattgccttttttcatattctggtcgtttttcacgcaaagcttgatataaatcgatcgtttgttgtcggtagcgctcagtattaacggtttcgccaGGTTTTAACAGCTCATAATAGATCACATTCTTCTGATCCCACCAAACACAGAGCATCGTTTTCCGTCCATAGCGATTTGTTCTTGTAGCCGATGTCGGTGGTTTGCCTGGAGCTGCCCATGAACTTTTACGCTCaggattctcaaaatatatccacttttcatcgccagtcacAATTCCGGTTTTATACTTACACAcctgatatttattatattctatatattacatatatttatcagatctaaagaaaattatctaataaaaaaattacgtaattttgcaaaatactgTTTGACAAacagtttttttaattagacgTCAAAAATGTGTCAATTACAGATATCTTTCTGTAACAATATTTCTGGGTAATAGAAACAGTGTGATTTCCAAcaaggaaaaaagatattatttccaTGAAAAGTAGACGAAAGTATTCATTGAGAATTTACCCCATTTTATTCATATCTTgacatttcgaaaatatttttatatcacaaaaaaaaaagaaaaaaaaatcgtaaagCTACtcagaaaaataacaaaatattatcgaatgtGCCGCTTAATGATACgctaattttataatgaaagcACAACacctttaaaattttcttaaatttcgttAGAAACTTTCAAAACTGCctaataaaatacttcttatgatatttaatacgtgAAACAGTTCTCTGCCTacgttttcttaattatattcataaaaatatgaatttgtataaatatcaacaGCCTGTACATGATCATTTCCGCTTTTTTTCTATATGGTTTTCTTTGATGTTTACtcgaattttctctttcctctttctctttctacctTTTTTTAGAAGCGTTCTTTTACTCGTCGATGTCATATCAAGCCTTGacattgttaattaatgtatGACCTAGGGGACGACTTCCAATGAACTTCGAGTGGCAATGCCGCCGTCGCGACGGATTCACGTTTCTTCGTTAGGTACGAACCGTGTATAGTAATTAATGACATGTTCCGCCGACTCATCgcgttctttttattcgttctttcTGCGACCTTTTTCTACCGTCGAGTGTACATAGAAGATATGAGCCGTTTCGTTAAGCTCTGTATGTGCATTCGTTTCCatagattttcaaatgttttatgctttttcaaattcaaaagtGTCGTGGGAATTAAGGGAAATCCTCCAATGCTATTcggaaatattgattttctcatttaatttatgcgtttttctttcttaatgaGAAAAGTTGGTGATATCTTCAAACCTTTATATCTCTATCTTGGTCCGATTAGCAATCAAATAAGGTTCGCaaagtttcaagaaaatgtttaacgttaaattGAAACGGGAAATCGTGCGTATTAGTAAgaactttttttatatgtttcttaaTCTTGATTGATTGTTTgttaacgttagaaaaatgCGATTGAGCAAAAAATGGTTGAAAAAGTTTAGTTGCtttgattatataattattataaagtacTGATTATTGGAATTTACAGCGGTCATAAAATGTATTGGCAcgtcattgtatttattataacatttgatatactaattaattaaatccaagtatattaaatatcatttagcAGTGCTTTCATAtgagtataaatattttatattatgaaaatggaatatataaCTAGTGTAGCCATTGTAACGGGTCTCGTATGCTTTTCAAATcatatttaagtatattaaaacagaaaacaattcatttccaatttttttatttattcttgcGTAAAATAAATCACTTATTTACTAGATGCCTGTAtctataattcattttattggAATTGTACGAAGCAGATTTGCAGGATTGaggttaattaataatacattacGAATAAGCTTCTAGCAGATGTAAAACAAGACCTTGTTAAATCTTAACAAGCACATTCGAATAAGATCTTCAACGAAGCACTaaaacacatacatatatcttccaatgtggatgaaaataaattgaataaatacatatatattgttatattccttgaaatgaagaaaaattccaTTCGCAATTAAAATACGGGCAGGAAAACCTAAAATTTCATAGGTAGTCcagtttttatttgttatatatttaattaatcgcaccatacatttcattaattttgaaaaaaggaggaagaaatatataatgaacaACACGCGTAAAATTTTGTCTGGAAAAAGAGgcaattattacatttctgaaatataaattggactaaaatcataaaagttatacaagtattattatatatcggATTTAGggttttattcattatttccTTCTGCCTCttatctaattaatttctttcagtCCCTTTCACGAAGCTATTTTACATTTCGTATACTGTAATAATCTTTTTACTATGCTGCGATCATGCTAATTCTGAACcgaacttttaataattaaaacgtgaaTGATGTCAAAATTTCATGCTTTgagaatttatgttatttcatttcattgatTTATGTATGCacacatatttcaatattgaacaaatttttttataaaaatttatgaacaaatttatcaaaatgtatTGTACAATC from the Bombus pascuorum unplaced genomic scaffold, iyBomPasc1.1, whole genome shotgun sequence genome contains:
- the LOC132915724 gene encoding cytosolic endo-beta-N-acetylglucosaminidase-like; translation: MEREGTWDVILESQEEALQKIRQEGLSVSLFGPGWTHEFFGSKTFEEIEDLFWAQLFPYLYVHVPIYEEEVFKTSFCRGSGSLYYRCGQALYEKDGKRFKHKPFYNLSLQNPQISVPIPHMKFTSSPQLPEPKSENDRNECSKEPIQYVYETRKNVIRVLKNVVNIENKMPMHRTVRI